Sequence from the Streptomyces sp. NBC_00440 genome:
CGCCCGGGCACCCGTTGCACGGAGCAGAGGTCGCGGCTGTGGCGCGATGCGAAGGATGTGACGACGTCCTGTTCAGCGTTGCGAACCGCCCGTTCACCTGGGCTGTGGTTCACCTCTGACCACGCTGGTCAGAGCCTTGGTAGGCGGCTGTGGAGGGCGGGGCTCGGCTGGGCTTACCACGGGGGACAGATGACCGGCCCAGGAGTGCGGTTGGCCGCGCAAGGCGGAGCATTTCCTGGTCTTCGCCGGCATCGCCGCAGCACTCATCTGCTACCGCCGGCTCGCTGGATGACGATCGAGATCAGGGTCACCTGGGTGGGACGCCCAGCCCGTTGACGGAGCAGGTCCCAGCTGCAGCCCGACCGGTCAGAAGGATGCCAGCCAGGCCGCGGTGTCGTCGGGGTGGCCGAAGCGGAGAGTGTCGAGAGGGGCGAAACGGGGATCGCGGATACGGCGCCCGACTTCGCGGCGACGGGCCCCGTGTTGGGACCACGCCCACCAGGCCGGGTGTTCCCGGCTCAGCCAGCCCGTCCAGGTTTCCCTGTTGCCGCCGAAGAGAATTTTGCGGGTGACGGTGCGCTGGAAGGACCGGCGCAGGACGCGAAGCATGATGACGCGTTTGGAATAGTCCAGCCAAATCACGGTGTCGGCCCGGTCCCACAGCAGATCACGGACTTCCGGATAGCCGAGGGAGTCCATGACCCAGCAAGACTTGGCGGTGAGCCTTGATACGTCTTCGGCCAAGTTGTCATTTACGGCCCAGTTGGGACCGTTAAAGTACAGCGCATCCATCTCATGGTAGGGCAGGCCCAGACGACTGCTCAGGGCTCGGGCAAGCGTGGATTTGCCTGCACCGGTGACACCCACCACCAAGATCCGTTCCACGGGCGCACCCTATCCCGGCGTCCTGGTGGGAACGTTCCCGCGCCCCTCATCTGCAACCCCCGACTCATCGAATGACACGACGTCTGAGGCTACGAAAATCTTGCTTTCTGGCGTCCTGGTCAGCGAAGTCGTGATCGGAGAGTCTAGAGGCATGCTGCTGCCGCTACCCCATGGG
This genomic interval carries:
- a CDS encoding adenylate kinase, whose product is MERILVVGVTGAGKSTLARALSSRLGLPYHEMDALYFNGPNWAVNDNLAEDVSRLTAKSCWVMDSLGYPEVRDLLWDRADTVIWLDYSKRVIMLRVLRRSFQRTVTRKILFGGNRETWTGWLSREHPAWWAWSQHGARRREVGRRIRDPRFAPLDTLRFGHPDDTAAWLASF